One stretch of Deltaproteobacteria bacterium DNA includes these proteins:
- a CDS encoding Uma2 family endonuclease, producing MEPARRRATYDDVLNAPEQVVAEIIDGELYTSPRPASPHAVAASGIGADLFGPFHRSLGDPAGPGGWWILHEPELHLGSEVVVPDLAGWRCERMPRLANVPYFTQAPDWICELVSPSTGRLDRVRKMRIYAREPVAHAWLVDPLQKTLDIYRLEASHWVVASTHGGDELVRAEPFAAVELQLARWWLEP from the coding sequence ATGGAGCCTGCACGGCGGCGCGCGACGTATGACGACGTGCTCAATGCCCCCGAGCAGGTAGTGGCGGAGATTATCGACGGCGAGCTATACACCAGCCCGCGGCCGGCATCACCGCACGCGGTGGCAGCATCGGGAATCGGCGCTGACCTGTTCGGTCCGTTTCACCGTTCGCTGGGAGATCCGGCGGGGCCGGGTGGGTGGTGGATCTTGCACGAGCCCGAGCTCCACCTCGGTTCCGAGGTGGTCGTTCCGGATCTGGCCGGCTGGCGCTGCGAGCGCATGCCGCGGCTAGCCAATGTTCCGTACTTCACCCAAGCGCCCGACTGGATCTGCGAGCTGGTGTCGCCCTCAACCGGCCGCTTGGACCGCGTGCGTAAGATGCGCATCTACGCGCGCGAGCCGGTGGCGCATGCCTGGCTGGTCGATCCGCTGCAGAAGACGCTCGATATCTACCGCCTCGAGGCCAGTCACTGGGTGGTGGCAAGCACGCACGGCGGCGACGAGCTGGTGCGCGCCGAGCCGTTTGCCGCCGTCGAGCTGCAGCTCGCACGCTGGTGGCTGGAACCCTGA